Proteins from a genomic interval of Planctomycetota bacterium:
- a CDS encoding twin-arginine translocation signal domain-containing protein: MTRRDFVRASAAAAACSVLPAGAQEAPRGDRPPQARGVRAVNPRARVPVSLLVDDSTCLVNLAHFCIPQFAHVWPDRYRQDWRSLPREIPDAFVRKFGEWCRERGVKGKYSVIPYPACVGWIDRELPGWTKRELDESLRLLRDFMARDWDFTPEMVTHTRMVDVRTGKPVRAYDADHMENTWSAGKSADQLAEYCAYALRAVKDAGLECQGVTSPGGFAGRSLPAYSQAVLQACRDVYGTEIPFYLKKVHTDERSVAPEVLLASDLEGPDPKVVVSIIGCTGDWFGGWDGLTPGNVDLFITEDLRGGRLPQVIDRGEPAVLVCHWPGIYYNGEELGFRIFQEVVRRLHARYDHLIWMKFSEIARAWAARELTPLGREGTAVTFQAPFACPDFTVEVAAPVPAGAPRWTDGRREVALREVARRTDLVAGTWTRAPEGALVCFDLPKGASRLEWA, from the coding sequence ATGACCCGACGCGACTTCGTCCGCGCCTCGGCGGCCGCCGCCGCCTGCTCGGTCCTGCCCGCCGGCGCGCAGGAAGCCCCCCGCGGCGACCGTCCCCCCCAGGCCCGCGGCGTCCGCGCCGTCAACCCGCGCGCCCGCGTGCCCGTAAGCCTCCTCGTGGACGACTCGACCTGCCTGGTCAACCTGGCTCACTTCTGCATCCCCCAGTTCGCCCACGTGTGGCCCGACCGGTACCGGCAGGACTGGCGGTCGCTGCCCCGCGAGATCCCCGACGCCTTCGTCCGCAAGTTCGGCGAGTGGTGCCGGGAGCGCGGCGTCAAGGGCAAGTACAGCGTCATCCCCTATCCCGCCTGCGTGGGGTGGATCGACCGCGAGCTGCCCGGCTGGACGAAGCGCGAGCTCGACGAGAGCCTCAGGCTCCTGCGCGACTTCATGGCGCGGGACTGGGATTTCACCCCCGAGATGGTCACCCACACGCGGATGGTGGACGTGCGCACCGGCAAGCCCGTGCGCGCCTACGACGCCGACCACATGGAAAACACCTGGAGCGCCGGCAAGTCCGCCGATCAGCTGGCCGAGTACTGCGCCTATGCGCTCCGCGCCGTGAAGGACGCGGGCCTCGAATGCCAGGGCGTCACGAGCCCCGGGGGCTTCGCGGGCCGGTCGCTTCCGGCCTACTCCCAGGCGGTCCTCCAGGCCTGCCGCGACGTCTACGGCACCGAGATTCCGTTCTACCTCAAGAAGGTCCACACGGACGAACGGAGCGTCGCGCCGGAGGTGCTTCTGGCCTCGGACCTCGAGGGGCCCGACCCCAAAGTCGTGGTCTCCATCATCGGCTGCACGGGGGACTGGTTCGGCGGATGGGACGGCCTGACGCCCGGCAACGTGGATCTTTTCATCACGGAGGACCTCCGGGGCGGCCGGCTGCCCCAGGTGATCGACCGGGGGGAGCCGGCGGTCCTCGTGTGCCACTGGCCGGGGATCTACTACAACGGCGAGGAGCTCGGCTTCCGGATCTTCCAGGAGGTGGTCCGGCGGCTGCACGCGCGGTACGACCACCTGATCTGGATGAAGTTCAGCGAGATCGCCCGCGCCTGGGCGGCCCGCGAGCTGACGCCCCTGGGGCGCGAGGGGACGGCCGTCACGTTCCAGGCCCCGTTCGCCTGTCCCGACTTCACGGTCGAGGTCGCGGCCCCCGTTCCGGCCGGGGCGCCCCGCTGGACGGACGGGCGCCGCGAGGTCGCCCTCCGCGAGGTGGCCCGCCGCACGGATCTCGTCGCCGGAACCTGGACGCGCGCGCCGGAAGGGGCGCTCGTCTGCTTCGACCTTCCCAAGGGCGCTTCGCGTCTCGAGTGGGCATGA
- a CDS encoding lactonase family protein yields the protein MGIGSVTFAAALLAAGGGPGRGEDPVFVYVGTYTGRDGARGIELLRLDPASGDLTPAGTAAEASNPSFLAIHPNRRFLYAVNEVADFEGRKTGVVSAFAIEPATGALRFLNRQSSEGTGPCYVSVDPSGRCVLVANYGGGSVAALPIREDGGLGPAGSSVKHQGSGPNPRRQKEPHAHCIVTDPAGRFAFAADLGLDKVLVYRLDAAAAGLVPNEPPAASVEPGSGPRHFAFHPGGKWAYVINELSSTVTAFRYDAGRGALEPFQTVSTLPADFKGTNYTAEVVVSPDGRTLYGSNRGHDSLAIFRIDPADGRLTPAGHVSTGGKWPRNFALAPGGRWLLAANQNSDSIVVFRVDSETGGLVPAGRSAKVAKPVCIRFLAAAP from the coding sequence ATGGGCATCGGGAGCGTGACGTTCGCGGCGGCGCTTCTGGCGGCCGGCGGCGGGCCGGGCCGGGGGGAGGATCCGGTGTTCGTCTATGTGGGGACGTATACGGGCCGGGACGGGGCGCGGGGGATCGAGCTTCTGCGCCTGGATCCGGCGTCCGGGGATCTGACGCCGGCCGGAACGGCGGCCGAGGCGTCCAACCCGTCGTTTCTGGCGATCCATCCGAATCGCCGGTTCCTCTACGCGGTCAACGAGGTGGCGGACTTCGAGGGCCGCAAGACCGGCGTCGTGAGCGCGTTCGCGATCGAGCCCGCCACGGGCGCGCTGCGGTTCCTCAACCGGCAGTCGTCCGAGGGAACGGGGCCGTGCTACGTGAGCGTGGATCCGTCGGGGCGGTGCGTGCTCGTGGCCAACTACGGGGGCGGGAGCGTCGCGGCGCTGCCGATCCGGGAGGACGGCGGCCTGGGGCCGGCGGGATCCTCGGTGAAGCACCAGGGGTCGGGGCCGAATCCCAGGCGGCAGAAAGAGCCGCACGCCCATTGCATCGTGACCGATCCGGCGGGGCGGTTCGCGTTCGCCGCGGACCTGGGGCTCGACAAGGTGCTCGTGTACCGGCTGGACGCGGCGGCGGCCGGGCTCGTGCCGAACGAGCCTCCCGCGGCGTCCGTGGAGCCGGGCTCGGGGCCGCGCCACTTCGCCTTCCATCCCGGAGGGAAGTGGGCGTACGTCATCAACGAGCTTTCGAGCACGGTGACGGCCTTCAGGTACGACGCCGGGCGTGGGGCTCTCGAGCCCTTCCAGACGGTGTCCACGCTTCCGGCGGACTTCAAGGGGACCAACTACACCGCCGAGGTCGTCGTTTCGCCGGACGGCCGCACGCTCTACGGATCCAACCGCGGGCACGACAGCCTGGCGATTTTCCGGATCGACCCCGCGGACGGTCGGCTCACGCCGGCGGGGCACGTTTCCACGGGCGGGAAGTGGCCCCGGAATTTCGCCCTGGCGCCGGGCGGCCGGTGGCTCCTGGCGGCCAATCAGAACTCGGACTCGATCGTCGTCTTCCGGGTGGACTCGGAGACGGGGGGCCTGGTCCCCGCCGGGCGGTCGGCGAAGGTGGCCAAGCCTGTCTGCATCCGGTTCCTCGCGGCCGCGCCGTGA